The Amaranthus tricolor cultivar Red isolate AtriRed21 chromosome 6, ASM2621246v1, whole genome shotgun sequence genome has a segment encoding these proteins:
- the LOC130815014 gene encoding transcription termination factor MTEF1, chloroplastic has translation MRAIASALHSSLCLTPPNSPNSIQEQSSLKPKSILSNHPLYSQTNPNISLQFKEKILCLEILGIDSSKALALNPSLHSTSLNSINSLISFLQSKGIHQKDLPRILGMCPQILTSNIKSDLIPVFNFLYYDLGVPQHNLRKVINKCPRLLISSVKDQLKPALIYLKRLGFNDLEALAYHDPILLVSNVENTLIPKLEFLVELGFSKEEVIGMVLRCPALFTFSIDNNFKPKIEYFLGEMKGKLKDLKEFPQYFAFSLENRIKPRHLEVLQSGLKLPLSVMLKSTDEEFMRLLKKGDNIG, from the coding sequence ATGAGAGCAATAGCTTCAGCACTACACTCATCCCTCTGTTTAACACCCCCAAATTCACCCAATTCAATCCAAGAACAATCATCCTTAAAACCCAAAAGTATTCTATCAAATCACCCACTTTACTCCCAAACAAACCCTAATATCTCCCTCCAATTCAAAGAAAAAATCCTTTGTCTAGAAATCCTAGGCATTGATTCAAGCAAAGCCCTTGCTCTTAACCCTTCTCTTCATTCCACTTCCCTTAATTCCATCAATTCCTTGATATCCTTCCTTCAATCTAAGGGCATCCACCAAAAAGACTTACCTAGAATTTTGGGTATGTGCCCTCAAATCCTTACATCCAACATAAAATCTGACCTAATCCCAGTTTTTAATTTCCTTTATTATGATCTGGGTGTCCCTCAACATAActtaagaaaagtgattaatAAATGCCCAAGATTACTAATCTCAAGTGTAAAAGATCAACTAAAACCAGCCCTAATTTATCTTAAGAGATTAGGGTTTAATGATTTGGAAGCATTAGCTTATCATGACCCAATTTTATTAGtatctaatgttgaaaataCATTAATTCCGAAGCTCGAGTTTCTGGTTGAATTGGGTTTTAGTAAAGAAGAAGTAATTGGTATGGTATTGAGATGTCCTGCATTGTTTACATTTAGTATTGATAATAATTTTAAGCCTAAAATTGAGTATTTTCTTGGGGAAATGAAGGGTAAATTGAAGGATTTGAAGGAATTTCCTCAATATTTTGCATTTAGTTTGGAAAATAGGATTAAACCCAGGCATTTGGAGGTTTTGCAGAGTGGGTTAAAGCTTCCTCTTTCTGTTATGCTAAAGAGTACTGATGAGGAATTTATGCGGTTGTTAAAAAAAGGGGATAATATTGGTTAA